TTCGAGTGCGCCCGATCGGCCGGAGCCGACAGTCACCTGATCGATCGGATCGACGGCGAAATAACCCCAGCCGTCCTGCCCGCCCGTCGTTTCCAAATACACCCCACAATCGCCGTCACGGGCACGGCGATAGGCGAGAAACGGATCATCGACGGACACACGGACTTCGACCGGGACACGCACGTCCGGCCGCGCGGATCGACGGAACGCCGCTCGATCGGTCACGACTGTACTCATTACCGATGCTCTGCGCGACCCACCCAGCGCTCGATCCGCTTGGCGGAGATGTCGGTCTCGCCGGCGATCGCCTCCGGATCGGCCGCCGCAAGTTCGTCTACCGTCTCGATCCCCGCTTCACCCAATCGTTCGGCGTACGTGGTTCCCACGCCCTTGATCACATCGACCGGTTCGGACTCGACCACTTCGGCGGTCGAGGCTCCATTGGTTTCCGAGGGTGATCCGCCGTCGTCGGTTTGCGGTTCAGTATCCTCAGTTTCCGGTTCGTTGTTATCCGTTTCTGGCTGGGTGCTATCCGTTTCTGGTTCAGTGTCCTTCGTTTTCGATTCAGCTTCGACAGCTGTGGCCGCCTCCGTTTCACCGTCGTCCGTGTGGTTCGCGGAGATGTCCGTGTCTGTCTCGGCTTTTTCCACGTTGGGAACCCTCGTGGAGTCGGTTTCGGATGGAGCGCCGGTCGGTTCGGCGTCGGATTTCTTGTCAACTGTCCCGTTACCACTAGGGTCGGAACTGTTCGATTCGTACGATGAAACGTCGGACGTAGCAGTTGTGTCCGCGGGTTTCGATTCTTCGTTTCCCATATTGAGAATCGATTTGATCTTATCGAGCAGGTTCATGGGCGGTGATAGTGAGTCGCAGTACTTAAAGACGCACCTGATCCGTCGCGTTCGCTTTCGACGCTACAACTCTGATCGGAGTGCGTCGTTCATGGCATCGATCGGTGCGTCGTGGCCGGTCCAGTGTTCGAACGCCGCCGCACCCTGATAAAGCAACATCCATCCGCCGTCGATAGTCGTCGCGCCGATAGCGGCTGCCTCTCTGAGAAGCCGCGTTTCGAGCGGCGTGTACACCGCATCCAGTACCGCGAGATCCGAGTGGAGTGCCGCCGCTGGGACCGGTGTGGCGTCTTCGTCCATCCCGACGCTCGTGGCGTTAACGAGCACGTCGGCGTCGGAAAGCAGCTCCGGCAGCGAGCTGAGATCGTGGCCCGAGGCGTCCGGCACCGCTCGGGCGAGTTCGTGTGCCCGTTCGGCTGTTCGGTTGGCTATTCGTACGGCCATACCCGCATCCGCGAGACCGAACGCGACGGCACGCCCGGCCCCGCCCGCACCGACGACGACAGCCGTCCCGGACAACGTCACGTCGTGAGCACGTAACGCCCGGACTGCTCCCACGGCGTCGGTGTTGTAACCGGTGTTAGTGGTGAGATCGATCGTGTTGACCGCTCCGATGCGGGCAGCGAGGGGATCGGGGTCGACGACCGAGAGCACGTCCTGTTTGAACGGGATCGTGACGTTGAACCCCTCGATACCCAGCGCTTGCGCCCCCCTAATCGCGCGTTCGAGCGCGTCCGGGTCGGGTTCGAACGTGACGTATCGCGCGTCCATTCCGAGGGTCTCGTAGGCGCGCTCGTGCATGGGCGGCGACAGTGAATGGCCAACCGGGTTGCCGATGAGTCCGAAGACGTTCATAGCCCGGGTTCACGCTGGGCGGACATTAGCTAGCCGGTCTCTCGTCTCGATGGGCTTTACTCGTGTGACCGCCGACTGTGGGTGTGATCGGAATCGTTCTCAGCCGAGCCGACCGTGCGAGTGTCCACATCGGTGAGCAGCTCCGTACGCTCGAATCGTGGCGCGAGGAGCACGACGCCTCGCGGTCGGACGCCGACGGTGGTGGAACGGTGTACCGGCTCGACGGAGTCGAACTCCGGGAATTCGAGGAGTTACACCTCCATCTCGACGGCGTCGACAGCGTGTTTTCCGATATCGATCTGCTGGTCTTTGCCTCTCGACACGCTGGCGAGACGGGACCACTGCTGACCGCCCATCCCACCGGGAACTTCGGCCCGGCCGAGTTCGGTGGGCACGATCGATCGTTAGCACAGGCCGCACCCAACGCCCAGTCGACGGTGCTCGCCGCACTCACCGAACACGCTCCCGACGGATACGACGTCGGACTGGAAGGAACCCACCACGGTCCGACCGAACTCACGACTCCCTCCCTGTTCGTGGAACTTGGAAGCGACGAACGACAATGGAACGATCCCGAGGGTGCGCAAGCCGTCGCACGGGCCATCCTCGCGTTGCGATCGGTCGATCCGAACGCCGAGAAAACGCTCGTCGGATTCGGAGGTGGCCATTACGTCCCTCGGTTCGAGCGCGTCGTTCGAGACACCGAGTGGTCCGTGGGCCACGTCGGCGTCGACTGGGCGCTTGCGGCGATGGGAGCACCCGAGAAGCACCGTTCGGTCCTCAAACGGGCGTTCGAACGCAGCGGAACGACCTACGCACTGGTCGAGGACGATCCAGCACTCGAACGAACGATCGAGGAACTCGGCTACCGGACCGTCAGTGAAACGTGGGTGCGAGAAACCGATGGCATACCGCTTGCCCTCGTGAACCACCTCGAACGGTCCGTTCGCCCCATCACG
The sequence above is drawn from the Halocatena salina genome and encodes:
- a CDS encoding shikimate dehydrogenase, which translates into the protein MNVFGLIGNPVGHSLSPPMHERAYETLGMDARYVTFEPDPDALERAIRGAQALGIEGFNVTIPFKQDVLSVVDPDPLAARIGAVNTIDLTTNTGYNTDAVGAVRALRAHDVTLSGTAVVVGAGGAGRAVAFGLADAGMAVRIANRTAERAHELARAVPDASGHDLSSLPELLSDADVLVNATSVGMDEDATPVPAAALHSDLAVLDAVYTPLETRLLREAAAIGATTIDGGWMLLYQGAAAFEHWTGHDAPIDAMNDALRSEL
- a CDS encoding helix-hairpin-helix domain-containing protein yields the protein MNLLDKIKSILNMGNEESKPADTTATSDVSSYESNSSDPSGNGTVDKKSDAEPTGAPSETDSTRVPNVEKAETDTDISANHTDDGETEAATAVEAESKTKDTEPETDSTQPETDNNEPETEDTEPQTDDGGSPSETNGASTAEVVESEPVDVIKGVGTTYAERLGEAGIETVDELAAADPEAIAGETDISAKRIERWVGRAEHR
- a CDS encoding D-aminoacyl-tRNA deacylase, yielding MIGIVLSRADRASVHIGEQLRTLESWREEHDASRSDADGGGTVYRLDGVELREFEELHLHLDGVDSVFSDIDLLVFASRHAGETGPLLTAHPTGNFGPAEFGGHDRSLAQAAPNAQSTVLAALTEHAPDGYDVGLEGTHHGPTELTTPSLFVELGSDERQWNDPEGAQAVARAILALRSVDPNAEKTLVGFGGGHYVPRFERVVRDTEWSVGHVGVDWALAAMGAPEKHRSVLKRAFERSGTTYALVEDDPALERTIEELGYRTVSETWVRETDGIPLALVNHLERSVRPITDGLRFGDRCPSTDAVSGEFDPTDHDELSRIEIPADLLAAANGINHERTLSMVRSRAVAVTTTENGTKLDRIVVLPSTVDRNHLTEAFITILQRKYDVERDGENVIAHEDAFSPTLARQYGVPEGPAFGRLSNGQTVEIDDTIITPADVRERKTHMFSSI